A portion of the Chelmon rostratus isolate fCheRos1 chromosome 15, fCheRos1.pri, whole genome shotgun sequence genome contains these proteins:
- the yipf6 gene encoding protein YIPF6, protein MAAAEEASRPFAGLSDVSISEDIPVEGDISVPVGSSRRDDEFSTLDEPVKETILRDLRAVGNKFIHVLYPKRSSALLRDWDLWGPLLLCVTLALLLQGGAADSDDQGGPQFAEVFVIIWFGSIIITLNSKLLGGTISFFQSLCVLGYCIMPLTVAMAVCRIVLVGGSGTVSFAVRLVVVTASFGWSTFASTAFLADSQPPNRKALVVYPVFLFYFVIGWMILTFSPSQ, encoded by the exons ATGGCGGCAGCGGAGGAGGCCAGCAGGCCGTTCGCCGGGCTGTCAGATGTCTCCATCTCCGAGGACATCCCGGTAGAGGGAGACATCTCTGTGCCCGTCGGCTCCTCCAGGCGGGATGATGAGTTCTCCACGCTGGACGAGCCAGTGAAGGAGACCATCTTGCGGGACCTGCGGGCGGTGGGGAACAAGTTCATCCACGTCCTGTACCCGAAGCGCAGCTCGGCTCTGCTGCGGGACTGGGACCTGTGGGGCCCGCTGCTGCTCTGCGTGACGctggccctgctgctgcagggcgGCGCGGCTGACAGCGACGACCAGGGGGGGCCGCAGTTCGCTGAG gtCTTCGTCATCATCTGGTTTGgctccatcatcatcaccctcaACTCCAAGCTGCTGGGCGGCACCATCTCCTTCTTCCAGAGCCTGTGTGTGCTGGGCTACTGCATCATGCCTCTGACGGTGGCCATGGCCGTGTGCCGGATCGTCCTGGTCGGCGGCTCGGGGACGGTCAGCTTCGCCGTGCGGCTGGTGGTGGTGACGGCGTCCTTCGGCTGGTCCACCTTCGCCTCCACGGCCTTCCTCGCCGACAGCCAGCCGCCCAACCGCAAGGCGCTGGTGGTGTACCCGGTGTTCCTCTTCTACTTCGTGATCGGGTGGATGATCCTGACGTTCTCGCCGTCGCAGTAG